In a genomic window of Nomascus leucogenys isolate Asia chromosome 4, Asia_NLE_v1, whole genome shotgun sequence:
- the AIP gene encoding AH receptor-interacting protein isoform X1: MADIIARLREDGIQKRVIQEGRGELPNFQDGTKATFHYRTLHSDDEGTVLDDSRARGKPMELIIGKKFKLPVWETIVCTMREGEIAQFLCDIKHVVLYPLVAKSLRNIAAGKDPLEGQRHCCGVAQMHEHSSLGHADLDALQQNPQPLIFHMEMLKVESPGTYQQDPWAMTDEEKAKAVPLIHQEGNRLYREGHVKEAAAKYYDAIACLKNLQMKEQPGSPEWIQLDQQITPLLLNYCQCKLVAEEYYEVLDHCSSILNKYDDNVKAYFKRGKAHAAVWNAQEAQADFAKVLELDPALAPVVSRELRALEARIRQKDEEDKARFRGIFSH; encoded by the exons ATGGCGGATATCATCGCAAGACTCCGGGAGGACGGGATCCAAAAACGTGTGATACAGGAAGGCCGAGGAGAGCTCCCGAACTTTCAGGATGGGACCAAG gccacGTTCCACTACCGGACGCTGCACAGTGACGACGAGGGCACCGTGCTGGACGACAGCCGGGCTCGTGGCAAGCCCATGGAGCTCATCATTGGCAAGAAGTTCAAGCTGCCCGTGTGGGAGACCATCGTGTGCACCATGCGAGAAGGGGAGATTGCCCAGTTCCTCTGTGACATCAAG CATGTGGTCCTGTACCCACTGGTGGCCAAGAGTCTCCGCAACATCGCGGCGGGCAAGGACCCCCTGGAGGGCCAGCGGCACTGCTGCGGTGTTGCACAGATGCATGAACACAGCTCCCTGGGCCATGCCGACCTGGACGCCCTGCAGCAGAACCCCCAGCCCCTCATTTTCCACATGGAGATGCTGAAG GTGGAGAGCCCTGGCACGTACCAGCAGGACCCATGGGCCATGACGGACGAAGAGAAGGCAAAGGCAGTGCCACTTATCCACCAGGAGGGCAACCGGTTGTACCGCGAGGGGCATGTGAAGGAGGCTGCTGCCAAGTACTACGATGCCATTGCCTGCCTCAAGAACCTGCAGATGAAG GAACAGCCTGGGTCCCCTGAATGGATCCAGCTGGACCagcagatcacgccactgctgcTCAACTACTGCCAGTGCAAGCTGGTGGCCGAGGAGTACTATGAGGTGCTGGACCACTGCTCTTCCATCCTCAACAAGTACGACG ACAACGTCAAGGCCTACTTCAAGCGGGGCAAGGCCCACGCGGCTGTGTGGAATGCCCAGGAGGCCCAGGCTGACTTTGCCAAAGTGCTGGAGCTGGACCCAGCCCTGGCGCCTGTGGTGAGCCGAGAGCTGCGGGCCCTGGAGGCACGGATCCGGCAGAAGGACGAAGAGGACAAAGCCCGGTTCCGGGGAATCTTCTCCCATTGA
- the AIP gene encoding AH receptor-interacting protein isoform X2 yields the protein MADIIARLREDGIQKRVIQEGRGELPNFQDGTKATFHYRTLHSDDEGTVLDDSRARGKPMELIIGKKFKLPVWETIVCTMREGEIAQFLCDIKHVVLYPLVAKSLRNIAAGKDPLEGQRHCCGVAQMHEHSSLGHADLDALQQNPQPLIFHMEMLKVESPGTYQQDPWAMTDEEKAKAVPLIHQEGNRLYREGHVKEAAAKYYDAIACLKNLQMKEQPGSPEWIQLDQQITPLLLNYCQCKLVAEEYYEVLDHCSSILNKQRQGLLQAGQGPRGCVECPGGPG from the exons ATGGCGGATATCATCGCAAGACTCCGGGAGGACGGGATCCAAAAACGTGTGATACAGGAAGGCCGAGGAGAGCTCCCGAACTTTCAGGATGGGACCAAG gccacGTTCCACTACCGGACGCTGCACAGTGACGACGAGGGCACCGTGCTGGACGACAGCCGGGCTCGTGGCAAGCCCATGGAGCTCATCATTGGCAAGAAGTTCAAGCTGCCCGTGTGGGAGACCATCGTGTGCACCATGCGAGAAGGGGAGATTGCCCAGTTCCTCTGTGACATCAAG CATGTGGTCCTGTACCCACTGGTGGCCAAGAGTCTCCGCAACATCGCGGCGGGCAAGGACCCCCTGGAGGGCCAGCGGCACTGCTGCGGTGTTGCACAGATGCATGAACACAGCTCCCTGGGCCATGCCGACCTGGACGCCCTGCAGCAGAACCCCCAGCCCCTCATTTTCCACATGGAGATGCTGAAG GTGGAGAGCCCTGGCACGTACCAGCAGGACCCATGGGCCATGACGGACGAAGAGAAGGCAAAGGCAGTGCCACTTATCCACCAGGAGGGCAACCGGTTGTACCGCGAGGGGCATGTGAAGGAGGCTGCTGCCAAGTACTACGATGCCATTGCCTGCCTCAAGAACCTGCAGATGAAG GAACAGCCTGGGTCCCCTGAATGGATCCAGCTGGACCagcagatcacgccactgctgcTCAACTACTGCCAGTGCAAGCTGGTGGCCGAGGAGTACTATGAGGTGCTGGACCACTGCTCTTCCATCCTCAACAA ACAACGTCAAGGCCTACTTCAAGCGGGGCAAGGCCCACGCGGCTGTGTGGAATGCCCAGGAGGCCCAGGCTGA